One window of the Pseudomonas knackmussii B13 genome contains the following:
- a CDS encoding DNA-binding protein encodes MSPEKLFPYSSFRGNNFSGINFYMSTAADRARLLIKMIGPKKASLQGGDYERWKSVSKGAVRVSTEEIDVLVQIYPQYALWLASGNTAPEVGQTSPEHDAAQSGTDGE; translated from the coding sequence ATGTCCCCGGAGAAATTATTTCCCTATTCGTCGTTTCGGGGCAACAATTTCTCTGGAATTAATTTCTATATGAGCACGGCAGCTGATAGGGCACGGCTATTGATCAAGATGATTGGCCCGAAGAAGGCCAGTCTTCAGGGCGGCGACTACGAGCGTTGGAAGAGCGTCAGCAAGGGCGCCGTTCGGGTCAGCACGGAAGAGATCGATGTGCTCGTGCAGATTTATCCCCAGTACGCGTTGTGGCTCGCGAGCGGCAACACGGCACCGGAAGTCGGCCAGACCAGTCCCGAGCATGACGCTGCGCAGTCGGGGACCGATGGGGAATAG